In the genome of Terribacillus sp. FSL K6-0262, one region contains:
- the tkt gene encoding transketolase: MVQTTELLSINTIRTLSIDAIEAANSGHPGMPMGAAPMAYTLFTDFMVHNPKNSHWFNRDRFVLSAGHGSMLLYSLLHLSGYKVSIDDLKSFRQFGSRTPGHPEVHHTDGVEATTGPLGQGIAMATGMAMAEAHLAAKYNKDGFPVVDHYTYAICGDGDLMEGISHETASLAGHLGLDKLIVLYDSNDISLDGDLHHSFSENVEDRFKAYGWQVIRVEEGTNVDAIREAIKEAKANTTQPTLIEVKTVIGYGSPNKSAKSASHGAPLGVDEVKLTKEFYKWEHEDFHVPEEVYADFEEKVAKNGAEAENAWNELFAKYEEAYPELAKELSAAIKGELPEGWADALPTYEEGKDVTATRSASGKVLNAIADTVPALFGGSADLAGSNKTLLAKEENFSKANYSGRNIWFGVREFAMGAALNGMALHGGLKVYGGTFFVFSDYLRPAIRLSALMGTPVTYVLTHDSIAVGEDGPTHEPIEQLASLRAMPGLSVVRPADGNETQAAWRLAMESEKVPTALVLTRQDLPTLPSTQQAAYEGVKKGAYVVSPAQKETPDVLLLASGSEVQLAVRAQAALREQDIDASVVSMPSWDRFELQDQSYKDSVLPPAVKKRVGIEMASPLGWERYVGLEGKVIGIDTFGASGNGDKLIEAFGFTVENVIEQVKSILN, encoded by the coding sequence ATGGTTCAGACTACAGAATTGCTTTCAATCAATACAATTCGTACGTTATCAATCGATGCGATCGAAGCTGCTAATTCCGGCCATCCGGGTATGCCGATGGGGGCCGCACCGATGGCGTATACGCTTTTCACCGATTTCATGGTCCACAATCCGAAGAATTCCCACTGGTTCAACCGGGACCGTTTCGTATTGTCTGCAGGGCACGGTTCCATGCTGCTGTATTCCCTCTTGCATTTATCCGGATATAAGGTATCCATCGATGACTTGAAATCATTCCGTCAGTTCGGATCCCGTACACCAGGACATCCGGAAGTGCATCATACGGATGGTGTCGAAGCAACGACTGGTCCGCTTGGACAAGGCATCGCCATGGCTACTGGTATGGCAATGGCCGAGGCGCATCTTGCAGCCAAATACAACAAGGATGGTTTCCCAGTCGTGGATCACTATACATACGCTATTTGCGGTGATGGTGACTTGATGGAAGGTATTTCGCACGAAACGGCATCGCTTGCCGGTCACCTTGGCCTGGACAAGCTGATCGTCCTGTATGATTCAAATGATATCTCGCTTGATGGCGACCTTCATCACAGCTTCTCTGAGAATGTGGAAGACCGCTTCAAAGCGTACGGCTGGCAAGTGATTCGTGTCGAAGAAGGAACGAATGTGGATGCAATCCGTGAAGCAATCAAAGAAGCGAAAGCAAACACAACGCAGCCTACCCTGATTGAAGTGAAGACTGTCATCGGTTACGGTTCGCCGAACAAGTCAGCGAAAAGCGCCTCCCATGGTGCGCCGCTGGGTGTGGATGAAGTAAAACTTACGAAGGAATTTTACAAGTGGGAGCATGAGGACTTCCATGTACCGGAAGAGGTCTATGCCGATTTCGAAGAGAAGGTTGCCAAAAATGGCGCCGAAGCTGAAAACGCTTGGAATGAGCTATTCGCCAAGTACGAAGAAGCATATCCCGAGCTTGCAAAAGAGCTGTCTGCTGCAATCAAGGGTGAGCTTCCGGAAGGATGGGCAGATGCGCTTCCGACGTATGAGGAAGGCAAAGATGTGACTGCCACTCGTTCTGCTTCCGGAAAAGTACTGAATGCAATCGCTGATACTGTGCCGGCTTTGTTTGGCGGAAGCGCGGACCTTGCCGGTTCAAACAAGACGCTGCTTGCAAAAGAAGAGAACTTCTCCAAGGCCAACTACAGCGGCCGCAATATCTGGTTCGGTGTGCGTGAATTCGCGATGGGTGCTGCCTTGAATGGTATGGCGCTTCATGGCGGCCTGAAAGTGTATGGCGGAACATTCTTCGTATTCAGCGATTACCTTCGTCCGGCAATCCGTCTGTCCGCTTTGATGGGGACGCCTGTGACTTATGTATTGACACACGATTCCATCGCTGTCGGTGAAGATGGTCCGACGCATGAGCCGATCGAGCAGCTGGCATCCCTAAGAGCAATGCCTGGCTTGAGCGTTGTCCGTCCTGCCGATGGCAATGAAACACAGGCTGCTTGGAGACTGGCGATGGAATCCGAAAAAGTTCCGACTGCATTAGTCCTGACGCGTCAGGATCTTCCTACATTGCCATCGACACAGCAAGCGGCATATGAGGGTGTGAAGAAGGGGGCATATGTTGTCAGCCCAGCACAAAAAGAAACACCGGATGTCTTGCTTCTGGCGAGCGGATCGGAAGTACAGCTTGCTGTACGTGCGCAGGCAGCGCTTCGTGAGCAGGATATCGATGCTTCTGTCGTCAGCATGCCATCCTGGGATCGTTTCGAACTGCAAGACCAGTCCTACAAGGATAGTGTCCTGCCGCCTGCAGTGAAGAAGCGTGTCGGTATTGAAATGGCTTCCCCGCTTGGCTGGGAAAGATATGTAGGCCTGGAAGGCAAGGTCATCGGCATCGACACGTTCGGTGCGTCCGGCAACGGTGATAAATTGATCGAAGCATTCGGCTTCACAGTCGAAAATGTCATCGAACAAGTGAAATCCATATTGAATTGA
- a CDS encoding response regulator, with protein MAKILIVDDAKFMRKTLRGLLTENNHEVVGEAADGLEAVSKFRDTHPDLVFMDITMPHKDGLAALKEIIGMDPDAKVIMCSAMGQQRIVMQAIELGAKDFITKPFEDVRVIETVERILA; from the coding sequence GTGGCAAAAATATTGATAGTTGATGATGCAAAATTCATGCGGAAGACATTGCGCGGTCTGCTTACCGAGAACAATCATGAGGTTGTCGGGGAGGCTGCGGATGGACTGGAAGCAGTCTCAAAGTTTCGTGATACCCATCCTGATCTTGTGTTCATGGATATCACGATGCCGCATAAGGATGGGCTTGCAGCCTTGAAGGAGATCATCGGGATGGATCCGGATGCCAAGGTGATCATGTGTTCTGCAATGGGTCAGCAGCGCATCGTCATGCAAGCGATCGAGCTTGGCGCAAAGGATTTTATTACGAAGCCTTTCGAGGATGTCCGAGTGATTGAGACTGTGGAGCGTATTCTCGCTTAA
- a CDS encoding Na(+)/H(+) antiporter subunit B: MEFSPNNLIFKTTTVLISFLLLGFSVYLFFAGHNSPGGGFIGGLGTAAALVLMYMAYGFKTVSKVLPINYRVLTVMGVLIAVLTSAGSFLFGQPFLSHTFTYIHLPVLGELELATATLFDLGVYLTVVGIALTIILSIAQDRSSSEENVSGKNIDS, from the coding sequence GTGGAATTTTCACCGAATAATTTAATTTTCAAAACAACAACCGTGCTCATCTCTTTCTTGTTGCTAGGGTTTTCGGTCTATCTGTTCTTTGCAGGCCATAATTCCCCGGGCGGTGGATTCATCGGAGGTCTGGGAACTGCTGCTGCACTGGTGCTTATGTATATGGCATATGGATTTAAGACGGTCAGCAAGGTTCTGCCGATCAATTATCGTGTGTTGACGGTGATGGGTGTGCTGATTGCGGTCCTGACCAGTGCTGGGTCATTCCTATTCGGACAGCCATTCCTGAGCCATACCTTCACGTATATCCATTTGCCGGTACTAGGGGAACTGGAGTTGGCTACAGCGACACTTTTTGATCTGGGGGTATATCTTACCGTTGTCGGTATCGCCCTGACGATCATTCTGTCCATCGCACAAGATCGTTCAAGCAGTGAGGAGAATGTAAGTGGCAAAAATATTGATAGTTGA
- a CDS encoding cytochrome c biogenesis protein CcdA, which yields MEVSILLAVSAGFLSFLSPCVLPLYPAFLSYLTGVNPASSSGKSHAYGWFLHTIFFLLGFSAIFLLLGYSALALSELLFAYQAYIRVIGGAFLILLGAIQIGLLGGRWQSSGSLFRFKDRPSGYAGSFLIGLAFAMGWTPCTGPILAGIMTTAALQPLQAVPLMSAYVLGFSIPFFVCGFFGYRLQKLQRAGKLLHEVSGYFLILIGILLLFDLTTRITAYLGGFFSFYGF from the coding sequence GTGGAGGTTTCGATACTGCTGGCTGTTTCTGCAGGATTTCTATCCTTTTTATCCCCGTGTGTCCTTCCGCTTTATCCGGCATTTCTATCCTATTTGACTGGAGTTAATCCGGCTTCATCCAGCGGAAAATCGCATGCCTATGGATGGTTCTTGCATACGATTTTCTTTTTGCTTGGGTTTTCGGCGATTTTTTTATTGCTGGGCTACAGTGCACTGGCATTATCTGAATTACTTTTTGCTTATCAAGCATACATACGTGTCATCGGGGGAGCTTTCCTTATCCTATTGGGAGCGATACAGATAGGATTGCTGGGAGGGAGATGGCAGTCATCCGGAAGCTTGTTTCGTTTTAAGGACAGACCGTCTGGATATGCGGGTTCTTTCCTGATCGGACTGGCCTTTGCCATGGGCTGGACGCCATGTACAGGCCCGATATTGGCGGGGATCATGACGACTGCTGCACTGCAGCCGCTTCAAGCCGTCCCGCTGATGTCGGCTTATGTCCTTGGTTTCAGCATTCCCTTTTTTGTTTGTGGTTTTTTCGGATATCGTCTGCAAAAATTGCAGAGAGCGGGTAAGCTCTTGCATGAAGTGAGCGGCTATTTCCTGATTCTGATCGGCATTTTGCTTCTATTCGATTTGACAACAAGGATAACAGCTTATCTTGGCGGTTTTTTCTCTTTTTACGGTTTTTAA
- a CDS encoding DUF896 domain-containing protein, producing MISKEKLARINALAHKAKTEGLSLGEQKEQKELRQEYLKNVRTSFKNQFKTMTIIDPEGNDVTPDKVKKMREDN from the coding sequence ATGATATCCAAAGAAAAACTGGCACGCATAAATGCGTTGGCACATAAAGCGAAAACGGAAGGTCTCAGCCTTGGCGAACAGAAAGAGCAGAAGGAGCTTAGACAGGAATACTTGAAGAATGTCCGCACTTCGTTCAAAAATCAATTCAAGACCATGACGATCATTGATCCGGAAGGAAACGATGTTACACCGGATAAAGTAAAGAAAATGCGGGAAGATAATTAA
- a CDS encoding small acid-soluble spore protein P — translation MGDQKGKQRKHPEKVNEPLSGSKKVKNKNHSRQKHHSHHDM, via the coding sequence ATGGGAGATCAGAAAGGGAAACAGCGAAAACATCCAGAGAAGGTGAATGAGCCGCTGAGCGGGTCGAAGAAAGTGAAAAACAAAAATCATAGCAGACAAAAACATCATAGTCATCACGACATGTAA
- a CDS encoding recombinase family protein, giving the protein MKAVIYCRVSTEKDEQASSIERQREELMSLAASADIEVIDIIEERQSGYEIERPGIFRMLDLFTAGEADCLLIQDETRLGRGNTKIALFHHLQKLEVKVYTLSQHGEFQLSESDGMVLQIVGIVEEYQRKIHNMKIKRGMRRAIEAGYDPSKNLGNQQAAPGRERIDFPIQEVIRLRNNKLTFQEISSVLRGMGFQVSKATVHRRYQEYLSLESEDGSR; this is encoded by the coding sequence ATGAAAGCAGTCATCTATTGCAGAGTCAGTACAGAAAAGGACGAGCAGGCAAGCTCGATTGAGCGGCAGCGCGAGGAGCTCATGAGTCTTGCTGCTTCCGCCGATATAGAGGTCATCGATATCATAGAAGAGAGACAGAGCGGCTATGAGATTGAACGCCCGGGTATCTTCCGCATGCTGGATCTATTCACAGCAGGTGAAGCGGATTGCCTTCTTATCCAGGATGAAACAAGGCTGGGCAGGGGCAACACCAAAATTGCTTTATTCCATCACTTGCAAAAGCTGGAGGTCAAGGTCTACACGCTGAGCCAGCATGGTGAATTCCAGCTTTCTGAATCGGATGGTATGGTGCTCCAGATTGTCGGTATTGTCGAGGAGTACCAAAGGAAGATTCATAATATGAAGATAAAACGGGGCATGAGGCGGGCGATTGAAGCCGGTTATGATCCGAGTAAGAATCTGGGCAACCAGCAGGCAGCACCAGGCAGGGAGCGGATTGACTTTCCGATCCAAGAGGTGATCAGGCTGAGAAACAACAAGCTCACCTTTCAGGAAATCAGCTCTGTTCTTCGCGGTATGGGCTTCCAGGTATCGAAGGCGACCGTACATAGAAGGTACCAGGAATATCTTTCGCTTGAATCGGAGGACGGTAGCAGGTAA
- a CDS encoding cytochrome c biogenesis protein CcdC → MTLPVIISTILVACMGLAVAMIRMRAAARPVTAKKIILPPLFMSTGALMFIFPVFRVPWPEVWFSLGAGIIFSSLLILTSNFEVRDQEIFLKPSKAFAIILVGLVFVRVLLKVAIGQTIEIGEMGGVFFLLAFGMIASWRIAMLWKYKRLERSLQVT, encoded by the coding sequence ATGACATTACCTGTTATCATCAGTACCATCCTGGTGGCATGTATGGGACTGGCTGTTGCCATGATACGGATGCGGGCTGCAGCCAGACCGGTTACGGCCAAGAAAATCATCCTGCCGCCCCTTTTCATGAGTACCGGAGCGCTGATGTTCATTTTTCCGGTGTTCCGTGTACCTTGGCCGGAGGTTTGGTTTTCATTGGGGGCAGGAATCATTTTTTCCAGTTTGCTGATCCTGACTTCCAATTTTGAAGTCAGGGATCAGGAGATTTTCCTGAAGCCTTCGAAGGCATTCGCAATCATACTTGTCGGTCTCGTGTTTGTCCGGGTTTTACTCAAAGTGGCGATCGGCCAGACGATCGAAATAGGGGAGATGGGCGGTGTCTTCTTCCTGCTGGCCTTTGGCATGATCGCTTCCTGGCGGATTGCAATGCTTTGGAAGTACAAACGGCTTGAAAGAAGCTTGCAAGTCACCTGA
- a CDS encoding YndM family protein: MKHVKALLIKFIMILAVLWIVFTLMFDAEFGDTLLMSVVLTIAAYVIGDLFILSRSGDRSKPDGDFTKRNAIATVCDAVLAFIVLWVLGEALLDPDDNVVLASLISTVVIGIGELFFHPYVNNQVIEDHNAQTVGMS; the protein is encoded by the coding sequence ATGAAACATGTAAAGGCACTATTGATCAAATTCATCATGATTTTAGCTGTTTTATGGATTGTTTTCACTCTGATGTTCGATGCGGAATTCGGTGATACGCTGCTTATGAGTGTCGTCTTGACGATCGCTGCTTATGTGATCGGGGATTTGTTTATCCTCAGCCGATCAGGGGATCGGAGCAAGCCGGATGGTGATTTTACCAAGCGGAATGCAATTGCGACAGTGTGTGATGCCGTCCTCGCATTCATCGTGCTTTGGGTGTTGGGGGAAGCATTGCTGGATCCTGATGATAATGTTGTGCTGGCATCCTTGATTTCCACCGTCGTGATCGGTATCGGCGAGTTGTTCTTCCATCCTTATGTCAATAATCAAGTCATTGAAGATCACAATGCCCAAACTGTTGGTATGTCCTGA
- a CDS encoding YneF family protein has translation MSPIWVVLIALAALIIGVALGFFIARRYMMNYLKKNPPINEQMLRTMMMQMGQKPSQKKINQMMRAMNNQQGK, from the coding sequence ATGAGTCCGATCTGGGTCGTACTTATAGCACTGGCTGCATTGATTATCGGCGTTGCGCTTGGATTTTTCATCGCCAGAAGATACATGATGAATTATCTGAAGAAGAACCCGCCAATTAATGAACAGATGCTTCGTACAATGATGATGCAAATGGGTCAAAAACCATCACAAAAGAAAATCAACCAAATGATGCGCGCAATGAATAACCAACAAGGTAAATAA
- a CDS encoding nucleotidyltransferase domain-containing protein: MFDWLEERTIILAPTGSYAYGTNTEDSDKDFKGICIPPASYFLGLDSFNEYNSSGGKNFKNMKDDIDINIIHITKFVKDAMAGVPNNIEILFLNGEQYLKVTDLGQRLIDDRHLFLSKAIHKKFGGYAESQIQKLKQRNSSRSGRQDLIEQYEYDTKFFMHSVRLLTSAIEILETGDFSTYRPNRGFLLDCRNGKYTFGEAVELIESLDEDLRKAAEDSMLPEEPDRHAIDELLVSINIAAMKEEGGW, translated from the coding sequence ATGTTTGACTGGCTGGAAGAGAGAACAATCATCCTGGCTCCAACGGGAAGTTATGCATATGGCACGAATACCGAGGATTCTGATAAAGATTTCAAAGGAATATGCATCCCGCCTGCAAGTTACTTCCTGGGGCTGGATTCCTTCAATGAATATAACAGCAGCGGCGGTAAAAACTTCAAAAACATGAAAGATGATATCGATATCAATATCATCCATATCACGAAGTTCGTCAAGGATGCTATGGCTGGGGTGCCCAATAACATCGAAATATTATTTTTGAATGGAGAGCAGTACTTAAAAGTGACAGACTTGGGGCAGCGGTTAATCGATGATCGGCATTTATTCCTTTCTAAAGCAATCCACAAAAAATTTGGTGGCTATGCCGAGTCCCAGATCCAAAAGCTTAAGCAGAGAAATTCCAGCAGATCCGGCAGACAGGACTTGATCGAGCAGTATGAGTACGACACGAAATTCTTTATGCATAGCGTAAGGCTGCTGACCAGCGCGATTGAGATACTGGAAACAGGCGATTTCAGCACCTACAGGCCAAATCGCGGTTTTTTGCTTGACTGCAGGAATGGTAAATACACATTTGGTGAAGCAGTGGAGCTTATCGAGTCGTTGGATGAAGATCTCCGGAAGGCAGCAGAGGATTCCATGCTTCCAGAAGAGCCGGATCGTCATGCCATTGATGAGCTCTTGGTCAGCATAAATATTGCAGCAATGAAAGAAGAAGGCGGCTGGTAA
- the sirA gene encoding sporulation inhibitor of replication protein SirA, producing MKEYFVYWVKHEIYFRYFYKSDILYRFFLSSQEEKTAYVQEQLDYITNEFPPDASLQQALHQDDNVQIEADQHCLRVVCDSLTTAEETIFSQLRHFDSSFFIIEPAANNCGWIAPIIKNDLQSRVHLLYSSF from the coding sequence ATGAAAGAGTATTTTGTCTATTGGGTGAAACATGAGATCTACTTCCGTTATTTTTATAAATCGGATATCCTATATCGCTTTTTCCTCTCCAGTCAGGAGGAGAAAACCGCATATGTACAGGAGCAGCTGGACTATATCACAAATGAATTTCCTCCCGATGCATCACTGCAGCAAGCACTCCATCAAGATGACAATGTGCAAATCGAAGCTGATCAGCACTGCCTCCGCGTTGTCTGCGATTCCTTGACGACCGCTGAAGAGACCATCTTCTCACAGCTGCGCCATTTCGATTCATCCTTTTTCATCATCGAACCTGCGGCCAACAACTGCGGCTGGATCGCCCCGATCATAAAAAATGACTTGCAATCACGGGTTCATCTATTGTATTCTTCCTTTTGA
- a CDS encoding ATP-binding protein, whose translation MNEDDYKTEKKARAASFDSTGFEAHSLAELPAPLLRWIDENGFDIVFVCSSDGMIRYTSTSVTRLLGYLPEELFGTSSLTYLDPCEVPVLKNRFKSATEWPQRFHFTAVDNRGKHIWMEASISLVKEQDAPYYIGVAKDVSDKKEIEEMMFRSEKMSVAGQLAAGIAHEIRNPLTSLKGFLQLIQAGISRKEEYYKIMVDEIQKIETITSELLFISKPVAENKESESIHEMLQDVITLLYSQARLQNVQINFEKGSNSRLLCDRSQIKQLFINLIKNALEEMPNGGKIDIRQRQEGEECIVDVVDEGPGIPDEVLAKLKEPFFTTKKEGTGLGLMICAQILDKHNGSLDILRNEIKGSTFRVSLPVTL comes from the coding sequence TTGAACGAAGACGACTATAAGACAGAGAAAAAGGCAAGGGCGGCTTCATTTGATTCGACAGGCTTTGAGGCACATTCTTTGGCTGAACTTCCGGCACCGCTGCTGCGATGGATCGATGAAAACGGTTTTGATATCGTATTCGTCTGCAGCAGTGATGGGATGATTCGGTATACTTCCACGTCGGTCACGCGGCTGCTGGGCTATTTGCCAGAGGAATTGTTCGGCACGTCTTCTTTGACTTATTTGGATCCATGTGAAGTGCCTGTCCTGAAAAACAGGTTCAAATCAGCGACGGAATGGCCCCAGCGATTCCATTTCACGGCTGTGGATAACAGGGGGAAGCATATATGGATGGAGGCCAGCATCTCACTTGTAAAGGAGCAAGATGCCCCTTATTATATCGGGGTTGCCAAGGATGTCTCCGATAAAAAAGAAATCGAGGAAATGATGTTCCGTTCGGAAAAAATGAGTGTGGCAGGACAGCTTGCAGCTGGGATAGCGCATGAAATCCGTAACCCGCTTACGAGTCTGAAGGGCTTCCTCCAGCTCATCCAGGCGGGTATCAGCCGCAAAGAAGAGTATTACAAGATCATGGTGGATGAGATACAGAAAATCGAAACCATCACTTCCGAGCTTCTATTCATTTCAAAACCTGTAGCGGAAAACAAAGAATCGGAATCGATCCATGAAATGCTGCAGGATGTCATCACCCTGCTGTACTCACAAGCAAGGCTGCAGAATGTCCAGATCAATTTTGAAAAAGGATCGAATAGCAGGCTGCTCTGTGACAGATCTCAAATCAAACAGCTCTTCATCAATCTTATCAAGAATGCACTTGAAGAAATGCCGAATGGCGGCAAGATTGATATACGTCAGCGGCAAGAAGGTGAAGAATGTATAGTGGATGTCGTGGATGAAGGGCCTGGTATCCCGGATGAGGTGCTTGCCAAGCTCAAGGAGCCTTTCTTTACGACAAAGAAAGAAGGTACGGGACTTGGATTGATGATTTGTGCTCAAATACTGGACAAGCATAATGGCAGCCTTGATATCCTTCGAAATGAAATCAAGGGTAGCACATTCAGGGTGTCCCTGCCTGTAACCTTATAA